Part of the Faecalibacterium duncaniae genome, CCGCATTGGGAAAGTTGATGCACGACTTTACCTGTACGAACCCGGATGACATGAACTATCCTGTTCTGGCACAGCGGGTGCGTTATTTCAAAGAAGATACGAAGGGAGTGGCAACGATGTGCAGAGCATTTGAAGAAGTGAGAGAAGAAACAAAGCATGAGCAGTCGATTGAAATTGCAAAATCTTTGCTAGAATTTGGGAAAATGACCTATGAAGAAATTGCTCGGTCGGTTCAGCTTCCTGTTGAAGAAGTAAAGGCACTGGATACAAAGAAACCCGCCTGATTTTAATTCAGCCAAGATATTCTTAAAAACAAACAGCGGCAGTTTTCCAAATCGGAAAGCTGTCGCTGTTTATGTATGTATAGGGGCTTATAAGTTCTTTGCAAGATTTTTGATGAGTTCGGCCATAGAGGGGTCAGCCAGCAGTTTAGCAAGAGCTGCTGCCGCATCTGTATCGACTGGACTGGCTTTGGGAGTGGATTGCTCTGCGCGAGGGAGGGCTTCAGGCTCTGCACCATGATGCTGATAGAAGAAATCGTCGAATCGTTGTGCGTTCAAACGCCGATCATCATCCAGAATGTGTGCGTACTGCTCGGTGACCATCGAAGCCTGTGCATGACCGGAATCGCCCTGCACGGCTTTGATATCGCCGCCGTTCAGCTTGAGCTTGTATGTAATGCTGGAGTGTCGGAAGCTGTGGAAAACCACTTTGGGGAGATCGTTTTCCTCAATCAGCTGCTTCAATGCACCGTTAATGGTGGATTGTTCGGTCGGCATTCCCAGCGGGCCGGCAACCACGAGATTATAGTCTGCATACTCTGCACCCAGTGCGTCCTTTGTCATGTCCTGCTCGGCTTTATAGTGGACAAGCATTTCAGCAACTGTTTTGGGGAGAAAAATGGTTCGGATACTGCTGTCTGTTTTAGGGCTTTTCAGAACCTGGACCGTGGTGCAGCGGGAACTCAGCGAGGGAAAACGAGTGATGACATTTTTATTTTCCAAGGCGTTCAGCGAAGCAATATCTACACGCTGCAATTCCTTATTTATGTAAATGGAGGCTCGCCCGGCTTCAATGCTTTCGGGGGAGATATCCACACAATCCCATGTCAGACCGAGCAATTCCCCTAAGCGCAGGGAACAAGAGAAGGAGAGGTTGATGCAAAGCCGGAGCCGTGGATCATCACAGACTTCTAAGGCATGGAACAGGGTCTCGG contains:
- a CDS encoding tyrosine-type recombinase/integrase encodes the protein MASIVKRNNRYCVVYTYKHTNGTLKQKWETFTDLADAKNRKKEVEYKESVGTFVAPQCRTLKDLLKEYVTLYGRTKWALSTYQSNTALISNYIEPLIGSMKLQDLTTRVIEGYYQRLLKYEAVDPMCGKRQHQYVSPGTVRSVHKILRSAFEQAVKWELMEKNPCIYATLPKYTAKKRDIWTAETLFHALEVCDDPRLRLCINLSFSCSLRLGELLGLTWDCVDISPESIEAGRASIYINKELQRVDIASLNALENKNVITRFPSLSSRCTTVQVLKSPKTDSSIRTIFLPKTVAEMLVHYKAEQDMTKDALGAEYADYNLVVAGPLGMPTEQSTINGALKQLIEENDLPKVVFHSFRHSSITYKLKLNGGDIKAVQGDSGHAQASMVTEQYAHILDDDRRLNAQRFDDFFYQHHGAEPEALPRAEQSTPKASPVDTDAAAALAKLLADPSMAELIKNLAKNL